A single region of the Thioalkalivibrio nitratireducens DSM 14787 genome encodes:
- a CDS encoding response regulator: protein MNKEPADRQGGAAMNIGVVVADARPIVLEGLNALISSQPDMRVVARCERGGEALEAIRERRPDIAIVDLALPDQDGLALLRVLREQALPTRCVLFADALNDEQAVEATRLQVEGIVLKDMPTRLLLQCIRKVHDGGRWLETQSMTRVVDRLQRQEAQRSDLLGRLSPRELDVTRHVVAGLNNKDIAEELSLSVGTIKIHLHNIYEKLGIRSRLQLAAYAREKGFG, encoded by the coding sequence ATGAACAAGGAGCCCGCGGATCGGCAGGGAGGTGCGGCTATGAACATCGGTGTGGTGGTGGCGGATGCGCGGCCCATCGTGCTCGAAGGGCTGAACGCCCTCATTTCCTCGCAGCCCGACATGAGGGTCGTCGCGCGTTGCGAGCGGGGAGGCGAGGCCCTGGAAGCGATTCGGGAACGCCGTCCCGATATCGCGATCGTCGATCTGGCGCTGCCGGACCAAGACGGGTTGGCGCTTCTGCGCGTCCTCCGGGAGCAGGCGCTGCCGACGCGCTGCGTGCTGTTCGCCGACGCGCTGAACGACGAACAGGCGGTCGAAGCCACGCGCCTGCAGGTAGAGGGGATCGTGCTGAAAGACATGCCCACCCGCTTGCTGCTGCAATGCATCCGCAAGGTGCACGACGGCGGCCGCTGGCTGGAAACGCAGTCGATGACCCGCGTCGTGGACCGGCTGCAGCGCCAGGAGGCGCAGCGCAGCGACCTGCTCGGCCGTTTGTCCCCGCGCGAACTCGACGTGACCCGCCACGTGGTCGCCGGACTCAACAACAAGGACATCGCCGAAGAGCTGTCACTGAGCGTCGGAACGATCAAAATCCACCTGCACAACATCTACGAAAAGCTGGGCATCCGCTCCCGCCTGCAGCTCGCCGCCTACGCCCGCGAAAAGGGCTTCGGCTGA
- a CDS encoding ArsR/SmtB family transcription factor — MKDLFTGLITSKTRIRILMRLFLNPEGNAYLRELAEEFAVSPSQVKEELSQLSQAGLLESEKQGRQIHYRANRRHPLFPELHSMVHKALGMDRIIDSVIERLGRLELAFLLDDYAEGRDTGIIDLGLVGDIDPVNLGDLVRKTERYIGRKIRTLVLSREEYERMRPVLEKRPLLRLWAHRETPQRQLGAA, encoded by the coding sequence ATGAAGGATCTTTTCACCGGCCTGATCACCAGCAAGACGCGCATCCGGATCCTGATGCGGCTGTTCCTCAATCCCGAGGGCAACGCGTACCTGCGCGAGCTGGCCGAGGAGTTCGCGGTATCGCCGAGCCAGGTGAAGGAGGAACTCAGCCAGCTGAGTCAGGCCGGACTGCTCGAGAGCGAGAAGCAGGGCCGGCAGATCCACTACCGCGCGAACCGGCGCCACCCGCTGTTCCCGGAACTGCACTCGATGGTGCACAAGGCGCTCGGCATGGACCGCATCATCGACAGCGTGATCGAGCGGCTGGGCCGGTTGGAGCTCGCGTTCCTCCTCGACGACTATGCCGAGGGCCGGGACACGGGCATCATCGACCTGGGCCTGGTCGGCGACATCGACCCGGTCAACCTGGGCGACCTGGTGCGCAAGACCGAGCGCTACATTGGTCGGAAAATCCGGACCCTGGTGCTCTCCCGCGAGGAGTATGAGCGGATGCGGCCGGTGCTGGAGAAGCGCCCGCTGCTGCGGTTGTGGGCGCACCGTGAAACACCGCAGCGACAACTGGGCGCGGCATAG
- the gpmI gene encoding 2,3-bisphosphoglycerate-independent phosphoglycerate mutase — translation MADPRPTPRRPVILIIMDGVGVNPSKVNNAFAEANTPRLDEYLSTNSHTTLDASGRAVGLPAGQMGNSEVGHLTLGAGSIVRQDLVRIDDAISDGSFFDNDALLSAANAARSKDQPLHLIGLVSDGGVHSHIRHLLALVEICRRQEVQPIVHMITDGRDTPPRSALSYLPELERRLEEAGGRIASVCGRYYAMDRDKRWDRTERAFRAIAFAEGEPAESARAAIEAAYDAGETDEFIKPRIVGEPMPLDADAVCVLFNFRNDRPRQLTAALGMDSCTGFDRGDFHPVSTTCLTEYEPRFLSPIAFPPERPGTTLAGTIANAGIPQFHCAETEKYAHVTFFFNGGREEPNAGEDRVMVPSPSVDTYDQQPEMSAREVADETIAAMASGRYGFVLVNFANGDMVGHTAKREPLIQAVETLDSEVGRVLDAAREHEYSVILTADHGNCDEYIDPVTGEPHTQHTIYPVMCMVTDGKRWRLTTGGGLSDVAPTVLALMGVPQPKAMSGRSLLLDEVPDSA, via the coding sequence ATGGCTGACCCCCGTCCCACTCCCCGGCGCCCGGTGATCCTGATCATCATGGACGGCGTTGGCGTGAACCCGAGCAAGGTGAACAACGCCTTCGCGGAAGCCAACACCCCGCGGTTGGACGAGTACCTGTCCACGAACTCCCACACCACGCTCGACGCCTCGGGCCGCGCGGTCGGGCTACCGGCGGGGCAGATGGGCAACTCCGAGGTCGGACACCTGACGCTGGGCGCGGGCAGCATCGTACGGCAGGATCTGGTACGCATCGACGATGCCATCAGCGACGGCAGCTTTTTCGACAACGACGCGCTGCTCAGTGCGGCGAACGCGGCCCGGTCGAAGGACCAGCCGCTGCACCTGATCGGCCTGGTGTCCGACGGTGGCGTACACAGCCACATTCGCCACCTGCTGGCGCTGGTCGAGATCTGCCGCCGGCAGGAGGTGCAGCCGATCGTGCACATGATCACCGACGGCCGCGACACCCCGCCGCGCTCGGCGCTGAGCTACCTGCCGGAGCTGGAACGGCGCCTTGAGGAGGCCGGCGGCCGCATCGCCAGCGTCTGCGGGCGCTATTACGCGATGGACCGGGACAAGCGCTGGGACCGCACCGAGCGCGCGTTCCGTGCGATCGCGTTCGCCGAGGGCGAACCCGCCGAGAGCGCGCGGGCCGCGATCGAGGCGGCCTACGATGCCGGCGAGACCGACGAATTCATCAAGCCGCGGATTGTCGGCGAGCCGATGCCGCTGGACGCCGATGCAGTCTGCGTGCTGTTCAACTTCCGCAACGACCGGCCGCGGCAGCTGACCGCGGCACTGGGCATGGACAGCTGCACGGGCTTCGACCGGGGCGATTTCCATCCGGTCTCCACGACCTGCCTGACCGAGTACGAGCCGCGGTTCCTGTCGCCGATCGCGTTCCCGCCGGAGCGGCCCGGCACCACACTGGCCGGCACGATCGCGAATGCCGGGATCCCGCAGTTCCACTGCGCGGAGACCGAGAAGTACGCGCACGTGACGTTCTTCTTCAACGGCGGGCGCGAGGAGCCGAATGCTGGCGAGGACCGGGTGATGGTGCCGTCGCCGTCGGTGGACACCTACGACCAGCAGCCGGAGATGAGTGCGCGCGAGGTCGCCGACGAGACCATCGCGGCGATGGCCAGCGGCCGCTACGGCTTCGTGCTGGTGAACTTCGCGAACGGCGACATGGTGGGCCATACCGCCAAGCGCGAACCGCTGATCCAGGCGGTCGAAACGCTGGACAGCGAGGTCGGCCGGGTGCTGGACGCGGCCCGGGAACACGAGTACTCGGTAATCCTGACCGCCGACCACGGCAACTGCGACGAATACATCGATCCGGTTACCGGCGAACCACACACCCAGCACACCATCTATCCGGTGATGTGCATGGTGACCGACGGCAAGCGCTGGCGGCTGACCACCGGTGGCGGGCTCTCCGATGTCGCCCCGACCGTGCTCGCGCTGATGGGCGTACCGCAGCCGAAGGCGATGTCGGGCCGGAGCCTGCTGCTGGATGAGGTCCCGGACAGCGCCTGA